The Bifidobacteriaceae bacterium genomic sequence CCAGACCGCCCAGATGGCCACGGTCCGCCGGGCCATCCCGCTGCGGAAAAGGGCCGCTGGCTTGGCTTGGACCGGCTCGAATTCGGCGCCCGACTCCTCGGCGCCCACGGTGCCCGATGCCGTCTGGCCGCGCACCGGGTCCGCCGCCGTTGCGCTTTGGCTTGGCGCGCGGCCGGGCGTCGGGGCGCTGATCGACGATTCGCCCGTCCCGGCGGCCTGGGCACGGACCGGAAGCGAGGCCTCGAAGGCGCGAACCGCCTCTTCGGCTTCGTCAAAGCGCCCCCTCGACTCTAAGAAGCGGATCGACTCGGGGAGCGAGCGCCGCACGAACACCGCGTAGAGGGCCGGCACGGCGCCCACCACCAGCGCCCAACGCCAGCCGCCCGCGCCGAACGCGCCCGTGGGCGAGGCGACGTAGTAGCCGACCAGAGCGGCGGCGGTCCAGCCGACCGCCCAGAAGGCCTCCAACCAGACGATCACGCGGCCGCGGATGCGGGGCGGGGAAAACTCGCTGACCAGGGTTGAGGCGACCGGCAATTCGGCGCCCAAGCCCAGGCCGACCACGAAACGCAGGGCGATCAGAGCGCCCACGCTCCAGGCCAACGCGCTGGCGCCGGTCGCCACGCCGTAGATCAACAAGGTGAGCGCGAAGACTTGGCGGCGCCCCAACCGGTCTGCGATCAGCCCGCCCAGGGACGCTCCGATGGCCATGCCGGCAAAGCCGGCCGAGGCGATCCAGGACTTGTCGGTGGCGGTCACGTTCCAGCTTTCTGGCAGCGCCACCAGCACAAACGAGATCAGCCCCACGTCCATGGCGTCCATGGCCCAGCCCAGGCCGGAACCCCAGAGGAGACGCCCGTGGAGGCGTGTGAACGCCAAAGCGTCAAGGCGCTTGGAACGGGTGTGGCTGTCCCGGATGAGTGTCATTGGGTTCGTCCTTTGGGTCGCTCGGGCGGGCCGTGCGCCTTGCCGCTGGCAAGCGGCCAGCGAAGACCCGCTGCGGGAATTATCACTCGCGTCCACGTTTTGAGCAAAACTGGTCCGTATTCTGGACTTGACCGCCAGTGGCTGTCCC encodes the following:
- a CDS encoding MFS transporter; the encoded protein is MTLIRDSHTRSKRLDALAFTRLHGRLLWGSGLGWAMDAMDVGLISFVLVALPESWNVTATDKSWIASAGFAGMAIGASLGGLIADRLGRRQVFALTLLIYGVATGASALAWSVGALIALRFVVGLGLGAELPVASTLVSEFSPPRIRGRVIVWLEAFWAVGWTAAALVGYYVASPTGAFGAGGWRWALVVGAVPALYAVFVRRSLPESIRFLESRGRFDEAEEAVRAFEASLPVRAQAAGTGESSISAPTPGRAPSQSATAADPVRGQTASGTVGAEESGAEFEPVQAKPAALFRSGMARRTVAIWAVWFCVNFAYYGAFTWLPSLLVADGVTVTKSLGYTLIITLAQLPGYACAAWLIERWGRRVTLTVFLVGSATAAALFSQAGSPSAVIAAGMLLSFFNLGAWGALYAITPEIYPTSLRGTGAGWAAGFGRVASIITTLATLPLHQALGTAWVFAIFAGFFVIGAMAAWALPEMRGKVLADD